A single genomic interval of Camelina sativa cultivar DH55 chromosome 11, Cs, whole genome shotgun sequence harbors:
- the LOC104721520 gene encoding homeobox protein ATH1-like gives MDNDNAFSSLNNVMANQNPLLMDFIPSREDSTSFSSMLPWNSIRSDPLQMGGFDIFNSMLTNKYLSSSSSRSFDVQENRNVESFEVMAPPPPPPHPQLHHLDHLRPYDDASNNMWGFEGNSEFQTYTSVVGPSEPMMSTFGEEDFPFLISNKRNSELSLSLATDVSDECSEISLCAATRLASEQASCSSKDISNNVVTQSFSQLICGSKYLHSVQEILSHFATYSLDYSSRGAESGAANSAFTSRFENLTEFLDDDSNNSEAGLGSTYQRRALEAQKTQLLDLLQMVDDRYSHCVDEIHTVVSAFHAATELDPQLHTRFALQTISYLYKSLRERICKKILAMGSVLERGKDKSQENSIFHQHCLLQQLKRKNHQIWRPQRGLPEKSVSVLRTWMFQNFLHPYPKDSEKHLLAIRSGLTRSQVSNWFINARVRLWKPMIEEMYAEMNKRKLNNSHLQPNGATLRMPKSVMMSQAMHK, from the exons ATGGACAACGACAACGCTTTTAGTTCTCTGAATAATGTCATGGCCAACCAAAACCCTCTTCTCATGGATTTTATACCTTCAAGAGAAGATTCAACTTCATTTTCATCAATGCTTCCATGGAACTCCATCAGATCAGATCCTCTACAAATGGGTGGCTTTGATATCTTCAATTCTATGCTGACTAACAAATacttgtcatcatcttcttcacgaTCTTTTGATGTTCAAGAAAACCGCAATGTCGAAAGCTTTGAGGTCATggcacctcctcctcctcctcctcatcctcaacTTCATCATTTGGATCATTTAAGACCTTATGATGATGCCTCAAACAACATGTGGGGTTTTGAAGGAAATAGTGAGTTTCAGACATACACAAGTGTTGTTGGTCCAAGTGAACCAATGATGTCTAcatttggtgaagaagatttcCCGTTTCTGATTTCGAATAAAAGAAACAGTGAGCTTTCGTTGAGTCTTGCCACAGATGTTTCTGATGAATGCTCGGAGATAAGTCTTTGTGCTGCTACTAGATTAGCCTCAGAGCAAGCTTCTTGCAGCAGCAAAGACATCTCTAATAACGTTGTCACTCAAAGTTTCTCTCAACTTATATGTGGTTCAAAGTACCTTCACTCTGTTCAAGAAATACTATCTCACTTCGCCACATACTCGCTCGATTATTCATCTCGAGGAGCCGAGTCAGGAGCTGCTAATTCAGCCTTTACCTCACGTTTTGAGAATCTAACTgagtttcttgatgatgattctAATAACTCGGAGGCAGGTTTGGGATCTACATATCAAAGAAGAGCATTAGAAGCACAGAAAACACAGCTCCTTGATCTTCTACAAATG GTGGATGATAGATATAGCCATTGCGTAGACGAGATTCATACGGTTGTATCAGCGTTCCACGCTGCAACCGAGTTAGATCCGCAGTTACACACACGGTTTGCCCTCCAAACCATCTCTTACCTATACAAGAGCCTGAGAGAGAGAATCTGCAAGAAGATACTCGCCATGGGATCTGTACTGGAAAGAGGCAAGGACAAGTCTCAAGAAAACTCTATCTTCCACCAGCATTGCCTTCTTCAGCAGCTGAAACGAAAGAACCATCAGATTTGGAGACCGCAGAGAGGTTTGCCTGAGAAATCAGTCTCGGTTCTACGGACTTGGATGTTCCAAAACTTCCTTCACCC TTACCCAAAAGATTCGGAGAAACATCTTCTAGCTATACGAAGTGGCTTGACAAGAAGTCAG GTATCAAACTGGTTTATAAATGCGCGGGTTAGGCTATGGAAACCGATGATAGAAGAGATGTATGCTGAAATGAACAAGAGGAAGCTCAATAACAGTCACCTTCAACCAAACGGAGCAACTCTTCGAATGCCAAAGTCTGTTATGATGAGCCAAGCAATGCACAAATAA